A section of the Cutibacterium granulosum genome encodes:
- a CDS encoding GNAT family N-acetyltransferase: MTTAETGHFHQLPEQYRFALVDANGEPTEQCRNHLRAISMGFHYAAPDEDGYAQYAKDSTGARLREVREVEPSGELPGLPIATLTGYDQTVNTGHGHLESAEFITDVTVRATHRRRGLLRSLMTYELDQARQAGKTFAALTATEGSIYGRYGFGIATQAMSVEVTKGRNFSLPHEPAGTIEIVHPGAIDDVREAVFADFHASHRGSHGRQRLQLNYAAGRCTADHLSTPNPRMRSAVHRDDSGRPDGVVSYEVTEDFGKLLKVHDFVTVNPDAELALWKFLTSVDLVTKVEAPIVGRSTPLQWAIKDPYQMRITGMKNFTWLRVLDVQRALEVRGWDHAGTVQFRIEDPLGWCDGTWQVEVSEPGAQAVVTRIDDRDDVASFGIRALGSMYFGLAHAHSLAAAGRVNCTPEQLLELDRFFDTFDQAYNITGF; encoded by the coding sequence ATGACAACTGCTGAAACAGGTCACTTCCACCAGCTTCCCGAGCAGTATCGATTCGCCCTCGTCGACGCCAATGGTGAGCCCACCGAGCAGTGCCGGAACCACCTGCGCGCCATCTCCATGGGATTTCACTACGCCGCGCCCGACGAGGATGGGTATGCCCAGTATGCCAAGGATTCGACTGGGGCACGGCTGCGCGAGGTCCGCGAGGTGGAACCCAGCGGGGAACTTCCCGGGCTACCGATTGCGACCCTCACCGGCTACGACCAGACCGTCAACACCGGCCACGGACACCTGGAATCGGCAGAGTTCATCACCGACGTCACGGTGCGTGCCACTCATCGCAGACGCGGGCTGCTGCGCTCCCTCATGACGTACGAACTCGACCAGGCACGCCAGGCCGGCAAGACCTTTGCCGCCCTCACCGCCACCGAGGGAAGCATCTACGGACGCTACGGGTTCGGCATCGCCACCCAGGCGATGAGCGTCGAGGTGACGAAGGGACGCAACTTCTCCCTGCCTCACGAGCCGGCCGGAACCATCGAGATCGTCCATCCCGGAGCGATCGACGACGTGCGTGAGGCGGTGTTCGCCGACTTCCACGCCAGCCACCGTGGTTCCCACGGCCGACAGCGTCTGCAGCTGAACTACGCGGCAGGTCGCTGCACCGCCGACCACCTCTCCACACCGAATCCGCGAATGCGTTCGGCCGTGCACCGTGACGACTCCGGCCGGCCGGACGGCGTCGTCTCCTACGAGGTGACCGAGGACTTCGGCAAGCTGCTCAAGGTGCACGACTTCGTCACCGTCAACCCGGATGCCGAGTTGGCGCTGTGGAAGTTCCTCACCTCGGTGGATCTGGTGACGAAGGTCGAGGCACCGATCGTCGGCCGCTCGACCCCGCTGCAGTGGGCGATCAAGGATCCCTACCAGATGCGGATCACCGGCATGAAGAACTTCACCTGGCTGCGCGTGCTCGATGTGCAGCGTGCCCTGGAGGTGCGTGGCTGGGATCACGCCGGCACCGTGCAGTTCCGCATCGAGGATCCGCTGGGCTGGTGCGACGGCACCTGGCAGGTCGAGGTCTCCGAGCCCGGTGCGCAGGCCGTCGTCACTCGGATCGACGACCGCGACGACGTGGCGAGCTTCGGCATCCGGGCACTGGGATCGATGTACTTCGGCCTGGCGCACGCCCATTCCCTGGCCGCGGCCGGACGCGTGAACTGCACCCCGGAGCAGCTCCTGGAGCTTGACCGGTTCTTCGACACCTTCGATCAGGCGTACAACATCACCGGATTCTGA